One Budorcas taxicolor isolate Tak-1 chromosome 6, Takin1.1, whole genome shotgun sequence DNA segment encodes these proteins:
- the TLR1 gene encoding toll-like receptor 1, with amino-acid sequence MIKKNSSIFHFAIIFILILEIRTELSDESEFLIDRSKRGLTYVPKDLSLETTILDISYNYISELQMPDILSLSKLKVLIISHNRIQYLDLSVFKFNQELEYLDLSHNNLEKISCYPTLNLKHLDLSFNAFDALPICQEFGNMSQLEFLGLSATQLQKSSVQSITRLHISKVLLVLGDTYGEREDAESLQDLKTQSLHVVFPTGKEFHFKLDVSVSTTVSLELSNIKCVLDDNGCSYFENGLSKLQKNSRLSNLTLNNIEITWNSFITILQLVWRTNIEYFSISNVKLQGYLDSRDFDYSDTSLKALSIHKVVHDVFSLPQGYVYKILSDMNIQHLTVSAAHMIHMVCPSQISPFLYLNFSSNLLTDTVFKNCANLANLKTLILQKNQLKELINIVHMTQEMKSLQQLDVSQNSLVYDESEGNCPWARNLLSLNMSANILTDSVFRCLPPRIKVLDLHNNRIRSIPKDVTGLETLQELNLASNSLAHLPGCGILSSLSILIIDYNSISNPSADFFQSCQKIRSLKAGNNPFQCSCELREFIQSVGQVSSDVVEGWPESYKCDYPESYKGTPLKDLHVSELSCNTALLIVTIVVPGLLLAVAVTVLCIYLDLPWYLRMVCQWTQTRRRARNVPLEECQRTLQFHAFISYSGHDSAWVKNELIPNLEKEDIRICLHERNFVAGKSIVENIINCIEKSYKSIFVLSPNFVQSEWCHYELYFAHHNLFHEGSDNLILILLEPIPQYSIPSSYHKLRALMAQRTYLEWPKENSKHGLFWANLRASINIKLMGKAAEVCYTEI; translated from the coding sequence atgattaaaaaaaattctagcatCTTCCATTTTGCCATCATCTTTATATTAATACTTGAGATCAGAACTGAATTATCTGAtgaaagtgaatttttaattGACAGGTCAAAAAGAGGTCTCACCTATGTTCCCAAAGACTTATCCCTGGAAACAACCATCTTAGATATATCATACAACTATATTTCTGAGCTTCAGATGCCTGACATCCTCTCACTATCAAAGCTGAAGGTTTTGATAATTTCTCATAATAGAATCCAGTATCTTGACTTGAGTGTTTTTAAATTCAACCAGGAACTGGAATACTTGGATTTGTCCCACAACAATTTGGAGAAGATTTCTTGCTACCCTACTCTGAACCTCAAGCACTTAGACCTCTCATTTAATGCATTTGATGCCCTGCCCATATGCCAAGAGTTTGGCAACATGTCTCAACTAGAATTTCTGGGGTTGAGTGCCACACAGTTACAAAAATCCAGTGTGCAGTCAATCACTCGTTTGCACATCAGCAAGGTTTTATTGGTCTTAGGAGATACTTATGGGGAAAGAGAAGATGCTGAGAGCCTTCAAGACCTTAAGACACAGAGCCTGCATGTTGTTTTCCCCACAGGAAAGGAATTCCATTTTAAATTGGACGTGTCAGTCAGCACCACAGTGAGTCTGGAACTGTCTAATATCAAATGTGTGCTTGATGATAATGGGTGTTCTTATTTCGAAAATGGTCTGTCAAAACTTCAAAAGAACTCAAGGTTATCAAATCTTACTTTAAACAACATTGAAATAACTTGGAATTCCTTCATTACGATCCTCCAGTTGGTTTGGCGTACAAACATTGagtatttttccatttcaaacGTGAAACTACAAGGTTACCTTGACTCTAGAGATTTTGATTATTCTGACACTTCACTGAAGGCCTTGTCTATACACAAAGTTGTCCATGATGTGTTCAGTCTTCCACAAGGTTATGTCTATAAAATATTGTCAGATATGAACATCCAGCATCTCACAGTGTCTGCTGCGCACATGATCCACATGGTCTGCCCGTCCCAAATTAGCCCGTTTCTGTATTTGAATTTTTCCAGCAATCTCCTAACAGACACGGTTTTCAAAAACTGTGCAAATTTGGCTAATTTGAAGACGCTTATCTtacaaaaaaatcagttaaaagaACTTATAAACATAGTTCATATGACCCAGGAAATGAAGTCTCTACAACAACTGGATGTTAGCCAGAATTCCCTGGTGTATGATGAAAGCGAAGGAAATTGCCCTTGGGCCAGAAATTTATTAAGTTTAAATATGTCTGCAAATATACTTACTGACTCTGTTTTCAGATGTTTACCTCCTCGGATCAAGGTTCTTGATCTTCACAATAACAGAATAAGGAGCATCCCTAAAGATGTCACTGGTCTAGAAACCTTGCAAGAACTCAACCTTGCTTCCAATTCTTTAGCCCACCTTCCTGGATGTGGTATCCTTAGCAGCCTTTCCATACTGATCATTGACTATAATTCAATTTCCAATCCATCAGCTGATTTCTTCCAGAGCTGCCAGAAGATTAGGTCTCTCAAAGCAGGGAACAATCCATTTCAATGTTCCTGTGAGCTAAGAGAGTTTATCCAAAGTGTAGGCCAAGTATCAAGTGACGTGGTAGAGGGCTGGCCTGAGTCTTATAAGTGTGACTATCCCGAAAGCTACAAGGGAACCCCTCTAAAGGACTTGCACGTATCTGAGCTATCCTGCAACACAGCTCTGCTGATTGTCACCATTGTGGTCCCTGGGCTGTTGCTGGCTGTTGCTGTGACTGTCCTCTGTATCTACCTGGATCTGCCCTGGTACCTCAGGATGGTGTGTCAGTGGACGCAGACCCGGCGCAGGGCCAGGAATGTACCCTTGGAAGAATGCCAAAGAACTCTCCAGTTCCATGCTTTTATTTCATATAGTGGGCACGATTCTGCCTGGGTGAAGAATGAATTAATACCAAAcctagaaaaagaagatataaggATTTGTCTCCATGAGAGAAACTTTGTTGCTGGCAAGAGCATCGTGGAAAATATCATCAACTGCATTGAGAAAAGTTACAAGTCCATTTTTGTCTTGTCTCCCAACTTTGTCCAGAGCGAGTGGTGTCATTATGAACTCTACTTTGCCCACCACAATCTCTTCCATGAAGGATCTGATAACTTAATCCTGATCTTGCTGGAACCCATTCCACAGTATTCCATTCCTAGCAGCTACCACAAGCTAAGAGCTCTCATGGCACAGAGAACTTATTTGGAATGGCCCAAGGAGAACAGTAAACACGGACTTTTCTGGGCTAACCTAAGAGCATCTATTAATATTAAACTGATGGGAAAAGCAGCAGAAGTATGTTACACAGAGATTTAA